The stretch of DNA TCCTCAACGGGATCTCGGTAGTGGAAGCTGCGCCGGCAGGCGTAAATCTACGGAGGATTGCGATTGTCGCCGGCGTGCTGTGCCTGTTGTTCGCATTGAGCAATCACGATTGGATGATCTCTTGCTATGAAGAGTTCAGCGAAACCAGCGATGTGATGGAGCAGGCTTCGGCGGAAGGAAATCCCGTGCGAAAAGCGGCAATTCTTCTGCTGGGCGTGACCGGAGCGATCGCTGTTCTCTGGCCCGGTGGATATTTGCTGCGAGCGCGCGGAGTGATGGGATCGCTCATCATTACGGCGGCCGCTTGGTGTGTACTGAGCTGGTTCTGGGCGATCGAACCGGCCATTGCTGCGCGGCGATTGCTTGCGTCTGGTTGCGTTGCGGTGGCGGCGTTAGCCGCGGCGCGTTGGCTCAAGCCGCGCGAATTGGCGGTGGTTGCTTTGGTCGGCTCAACATCGTACTTGATACTGGGTGGGCTGGTTGAAATTGGACTGGGCACGTGGCATCCCTGGCGCGGCGATTATCGATTTGCCGGCACACTACACCCGAACAATCAGGGGATGAATTGCGCCGTACTGGTCATTGCTGCTTTGGAATTGTTGCGGCAGTCTTCACGCTGGAGGGTCGCACTGGCTGCACTTGCGATCGTGGGACTGGGCGGCTTGTGGCTGACAAAATCGCGCACGCCACTGGCGGCTCTCATGGGCGCTGAAGCTGCATTTTGGTTCCTCGCTAGTTCGCCGAGAACTAGAATCGTCTCTGCGCTGGCCGCCGTGTGGGTGGTTTGCGCTGGACTACTAATCCTGGGCCCGACAGTGACGGAGCGCGTCTTCGACGCCGTCACGCTCGGGCGGGCAGACGACGATCAAGTCGCTTCCCTTACCGGCCGCGTGCCTCTGTGGGAAGAGT from Pirellulales bacterium encodes:
- a CDS encoding O-antigen ligase family protein, with translation MNIWISTFASDSPILNGISVVEAAPAGVNLRRIAIVAGVLCLLFALSNHDWMISCYEEFSETSDVMEQASAEGNPVRKAAILLLGVTGAIAVLWPGGYLLRARGVMGSLIITAAAWCVLSWFWAIEPAIAARRLLASGCVAVAALAAARWLKPRELAVVALVGSTSYLILGGLVEIGLGTWHPWRGDYRFAGTLHPNNQGMNCAVLVIAALELLRQSSRWRVALAALAIVGLGGLWLTKSRTPLAALMGAEAAFWFLASSPRTRIVSALAAVWVVCAGLLILGPTVTERVFDAVTLGRADDDQVASLTGRVPLWEELSESIWQRPLQGYGFNCFWTSNHIDEISESQSWAISVAHSTYLDLILGIGLIGTGLWVAVVIIGFCLSARRQAISPRACFGFIGVLLAFGLLHGMLESAFANPGFVPLLALSGLSMLAFVDDSAYAQAALHGGEA